The following proteins are co-located in the Rattus norvegicus strain BN/NHsdMcwi chromosome 19, GRCr8, whole genome shotgun sequence genome:
- the Cmtm2a gene encoding CKLF-like MARVEL transmembrane domain-containing protein 2A, with the protein MASGIRYAFRPKGAQRKEDTTPKKGIRRYLFELKEGNKQFWLSGHAVTKLITLGCIITALDYFESMLPHPVLVLVLSMEVAIYIFFIFLNTFAINRYITFIFWPMTDLLNSLFSCVFLAGSVFFAFKARRTLPKPYLTAMIFMGVAAISCFLDIFLQLPHFRGLQMR; encoded by the exons ATGGCATCAGGAATAAGGTATGCATTTCGGCCCAAAGGAGCTCAGCGCAAGGAGGACACGACCCCCAAAAAAGGGATTCGACGCTATCTGTTTGAACTGAAAGAGGGCAATAAACAGTTCTGGCTGTCGGGACACGCCGTTACAAAGCTTATAACTTTG GGCTGCATAATCACTGCACTAGACTACTTTGAATCAATGCTCCCACATCCTGTTCTGGTCCTGGTCCTCAGTATGGAAGTGGCAATCTACATATTCTTCATCTTCCTTAATACCTTTGCCATCAACCGGTACATTACCTTCATCTTCTGGCCTATGACA GATCTATTGAACAGCCTGTTCTCCTGTGTGTTCCTCGCAGGCTCTGTATTCTTTGCTTTCAAGGCTAGACGAACATTGCCAAAGCCCTACTTAACTGCTATG ATCTTCATGGGAGTTGCTGCAATCTCTTGTTTCCTCGATATTTTTCTTCAACTCCCACACTTCAGAGGCCTTCAGATGAG GTAA